The region GGCGGATGTTCTGAACGTTATGCAAAATTGCGCCCAGCGGATTGTTGATCTCATGGGCCATGCCTGCGGCCAGGCCGCCGACCGAGAGCATTTTCTCCGACTGCACCATCATTTCTTCAAGCGACAGGCGCTGGGTGATGTCGTCGATACGAATCACCACGCCGCGTCCACCACCGCCCATCAATGGATAGAACGTCAACGCGTAGTGGCGAGCGTCTTCGCCCCTGGTCCAGGTCACTCGTTCGATCTTCGCCACCCGATGCTTCTCGACGCTTTCCTTCAACTGCGGCAGGAACGGCTTGAGGGGCTCGAAGGCAAGGAAGATCGGCTGGTTCAACGCTTCGTCCAACGGCGTTCCGGAAAGCGCACTGGCTTCCTGGTTCCACTGGGTGACGTAAAGCTGCTCGTCGAGGGCGATCAGTGCCGAGGGCATGGAGTCGATGATGCTGTTGAGGTAGTTCTGAAAACCCGTGAGCTTCTTCTCGATCTTGCTGCGTACCTGAACCTCAAGCTCCAATTTGCGGTTCGTGTGACGGGTTTCCTCGGCCAGGCCCTGAGCCTGGTCGTAGGCATCCTGGAACTCGTCGCGGGCCCGCTTGAGCTGCTGCTCGCGCGCCTCAATACGCGAGAGCATGGTGTTGAACGCCTCCGCCAGACTGCCGATTTCGTCGTCATTGCCGCGCCGGGCGCGCAGGGAGTAGTTTTCTTCGCGGGTCACCTGACGAGACAGTTGTTCCAGCGAGTTGATCGGCTGGGTGATCAGGCGCTTGATTTGCCGGGCAATGATCATCCACAGCAGGATACTGAACACCAGGATCCCCAGGCTGGCGGTAAGAATGCCGGTGTAGAAGGCCATGGGCAGTTCGCTGCTAGCCACCATCAACAGGTAGCCGGGAGGCGCCCCCGGACGCGTCAGCTTGGTGAGCTGGGTATTGCGAAACTCGGTGAGCCGCCAGTTCTCGATATGCCGAAAGCGCGTGGGCAGGGGCAACAGTTCGCCATGCTGCAGTTGCGCCAGCAGCTTGCCGTCGCTGCCGTACACCGCTGCGGCACGCAATGGGGTATAGCTGTCGAGTTCCTTGAGCAGGGCCTGGGCGTTCTCGGGCGAATCAGCCGCTTGCGAGGCCAGTTGCGGGTTGGCCACCAGGCGACCGATGGTCTGCAGTGCCTGGGGAGCCATGCTTTCCTGGGAAATCCAGTAGGCGGCACTGATGAAAGTCAGGTTGGCCACCAGCAAAATGGTGATCAACAGCACCAGTAGGGCGGCCAGCAATTTTTGCCCGACCGGCAGGTTTTCCAGGCGTTCGCGCAATGTCATGTGTGAGCGGGATCCCGGTGTGAAGGTGAAGGGCAGGGTAACGCTGTGCTCAGTCGCAGGGCAAACCACGTGCGCTCAAGTGTTCGAGCAGGCGTCGGTAGAGGCGTTCCAGGTGCGGCAGCTCAAGGTGATGCCGGCTGGCAACGCGGCAAGCGTGACCAAGCAAGTAATGAATTTCGGTACGGCGGCCCTGTCGCACGTCCTGGTACATGGAAGAGTAGTTGGCTGCGGTCGCCTTGATCACCCGTTCCACTTCCTCGTTGAGGCCCTGCGCCGCTTCGGTCTGGCCGCAACACCGTAGCAGTTCGGCGAGCTCGGCGCAGAGGGTCGCCACTTCACAGTGGTGCTCCTGTAGGCCGCCGTTGCGGCAGTCATGCAACACGGTCAGCGGATTGATCGCGCAGTTGAGCGCCAGCTTGCGCCACAGGCGGGTGAGGATGTCTGGCGTCCATTGGTGGGGAATTGCCGCATCGTCGAGGTCAGCGAGCCATTCAGGCGTCAGTGGGTTGGCCTGGTCGCCCAGCCAGTTGAAGCCGTGACCGGCGAAGTTCACCTGCCAGTCCGCCTCGCGGAAGGCGCCTTCGGTGCTTGAGGCGAAAATACAGCGGGCGTGCGGAGCCTGATTGGCGACCGCATCCTGGCTGCCGAGGCCGTTCTGCAACAAGATCAGTTCGGCGCCATGGACCAGCCGGGGCGCCAGTTGC is a window of Pseudomonas sp. DG56-2 DNA encoding:
- a CDS encoding ATP-binding protein — encoded protein: MTLRERLENLPVGQKLLAALLVLLITILLVANLTFISAAYWISQESMAPQALQTIGRLVANPQLASQAADSPENAQALLKELDSYTPLRAAAVYGSDGKLLAQLQHGELLPLPTRFRHIENWRLTEFRNTQLTKLTRPGAPPGYLLMVASSELPMAFYTGILTASLGILVFSILLWMIIARQIKRLITQPINSLEQLSRQVTREENYSLRARRGNDDEIGSLAEAFNTMLSRIEAREQQLKRARDEFQDAYDQAQGLAEETRHTNRKLELEVQVRSKIEKKLTGFQNYLNSIIDSMPSALIALDEQLYVTQWNQEASALSGTPLDEALNQPIFLAFEPLKPFLPQLKESVEKHRVAKIERVTWTRGEDARHYALTFYPLMGGGGRGVVIRIDDITQRLSLEEMMVQSEKMLSVGGLAAGMAHEINNPLGAILHNVQNIRRRLSPDLAKNQEQAGEIGIDLPVVNRYLESREVPQLLDGIQQAGARAAKIVTHMLSFSRRSNRQLAPCDLPALIDQAVEIAGNDFDLTIGFDFKGQAIVRQFDPNLGPVPCTANELEQVLLNLLKNAAQAIHLREDDSEPGRIILRTRLNPPWAEIQVEDNGVGMPEAVRKRTFEPFFTTKEIGQGTGLGLSVSYFIITNNHKGQMEVQSAPGQGTCFTLRLPLAGSLPTVAEPHKLET
- a CDS encoding putative 2-dehydropantoate 2-reductase, whose amino-acid sequence is MSSTWHILGAGSLGSLWACRLARAGKAVRLILRDCARLEAYQATGGLTLIEKGQAQLHAIPAQTVQDATPIHRLLVACKAYDAEQAVAQLAPRLVHGAELILLQNGLGSQDAVANQAPHARCIFASSTEGAFREADWQVNFAGHGFNWLGDQANPLTPEWLADLDDAAIPHQWTPDILTRLWRKLALNCAINPLTVLHDCRNGGLQEHHCEVATLCAELAELLRCCGQTEAAQGLNEEVERVIKATAANYSSMYQDVRQGRRTEIHYLLGHACRVASRHHLELPHLERLYRRLLEHLSARGLPCD